The following nucleotide sequence is from Halorussus caseinilyticus.
CTCGCTCGCCGCCGAGTCCTTCGATGTCCAGACCGTCGTCGCTGGCGTAGTACTCGACCGCGCGCCGGAGTTGGGCGGTGCAGGCCAGTCCGCCGGTACAGTAGGCCATCGGACCGTCGAACTCGACCGCACTGTCGCAGACCGGACAGTGGTCGGGGAACTCGTAGTGGCCCTCGGCGCGTTTCTCGACCACCTCGGCGACGTAGGGAATCACGTCGCCCGCGCGTTCGACTCTCACCTCGTCGCCGACGTTGACGTTCATCGCCGCGATTTCCTCGGGGTTGTGGAGGCTGGCGCGCGAGACGGTGACGCCGCCCACATCCACGGGTTCGAGGAGCGCGACCGGGGTGAGTCGGCCCGTCCGACCCACCTGCACCGTGATGTCGGTGATTTCGGTGACTTCCGAGCGGGCGGGGAACTTGTAGGCGAACGCCCACCGATAGTGTCGCTCGGTGGTACCGAGTTCGGCGCAGGTGTCTAAGTCGTCTACTTTGATTACCACGCCGTCGATTTCGTAGTCGAGGTCGGGCCGGTCGTCCATCAGGCGGTTGCGGTACGCGATGGCGTCTTCGATGTCGTCGGTGCGCTCGGCCCGGTCGTTGACCTTCAGACCCCACTCGGGTAGAGTCTCGTGTTGCTTCCAGTGGGTCTCGAAGTCGTGGGTGGAGTCCAGCACGTCGAAGAAGAACACGTCGAGCGGTCGCCCGGCGGTCACGGCGGGGTCGAGTTGGCGGAGGGTACCCGCCGCGGCGTTCCGGGGGTTGGCGAAGGGGTCCTCGCCGCGTTCGACTCGCTCGCGGTTGAGGTCCTGAAAGGCGCTCTCGGGGATGTGGACCTCGCCCCGGAGAACCAGTCGGTCGGGGTAGTCACCCCGGAGTCGGTGGGGCACGCTGGCGATGGTCCGGACGTTCTCGGTCACGTCCTCGCCGGTGTAACCGTCACCGCGGGTCGCGGCTTGGACGTACTCGCCGTCCTCGTAGACGACTTCGACCGACAGACCGTCGAACTTGGGTTCGCAGACGTAGGTCACGCTCTCGCCGACTTCGCGCCGGATTCGCTCGTCGAACTCCCGCACGTCCTCGGCCTCGCCGCCGGAGTCGATGGAGAGCATCGGCGCGACGTGTTCGACCGTCCCGAGTTCGTCCAGCGGTTCGCCGCCGACCCGCCGGGTGGGACTGTCGGCGGTCCGCACGTCGAAGGCGTCTTCGAGGTCCTGCAACCGGGTGAAGAGGGCGTCGTACGTCCGGTCGCCGATTACGGGGTCGTTCTCGACGTAGTAGCGGTAGTCGTGAAACCGAATCGCCTCCCGGAGCAGACCGGCCTGTTCGTCGGCCTCGTCCTCGGTCAACTCCTCGACCGGTTCGAAGTCGGTCGGCGGGTCCTCGACGTAGGGGTTCTCGTCCGCGCTGACGGTAGCCATTGCGTGGCAGTTGTCGGTTCCGGCGTAAAAACTCCGGTCTTTGCGGGTGATGGCTCTCGGTCGTAGTGATTTTCGGGTATTTTCTTCTACGTTAAACACTTTTATAGATTGCTTTTAGAAACTTTTAGATTTCTTTTGGCAACGTTTCCGTCGTTATCGTCTCTGTGGTCTCCGTCGTCTCTGTCATCGCTGTCGTTGCGGTCTCTGTTGTCGTAGTCGTCGCTGTCGTTGCGGTCTCTGTTGTCGTAGTCGGAGAGACAACAGTCTCGAAAGCCCCGCCCGCTCGCCACCGGCAGACGTTCCTACTCACTGCGTTGTCGCCGAAAATCGGAGATTTTCGGGATGACGAGAGCGTCGCTCTCGAACCACGCGGGCGTGCGACTGCCGAGGTCTGCGTCGCTTCGCTCCGCAGACGGTCGCTCAGTGACATATTCTCGCGCCTCACTTCGTTCGGCGCTCGAATAGGGGTCACTGAGACGACCACGATAAACGCGAGCGGGCGGCCCCTTTATCCACCCGCGGTGAAAGGTCGGCCGGGCGCGTCCGTGGTAGAAAGTTAGCCGAGTGCGTCCGTGGTGGGTGTTCCGTCGAGGATTTCGTCCCCGGACTCCGCTCTCGGCTTCGAATCCAAAGGGCTATGAGTGGTCCGTGAAAGCACCAACCAAGCCGATGCCCGCCCCGGATTCGAACGACCCTTCGGACCCTCTTCACTCCCGACCGGAATCGACAGACGACCAGTCCGAATCGCCGGACGACCACGCAGGCGACTCCCCGGAGGACCCCCGGATGAACGACGAGTACGTCCGGCGACTCCCCGACGCGGGCGTGACCCTCGTCGGCGTCGTCCACGACCACCCCGCGAGCGTCCACCGCGCTCGCGCGGTGGTGCGCGAGCGCGACCCCGAAGTCGTCGCGCTGGAAGCGCCGCCGCTGGCGGTGCCCTCTACGAGACCTACGCCCGCGACACCCGGACCCCGCCCGCCTTCGGCGGCGAGATGAGCGCCGCGGCGCAGGCCGCCGACGACTGTGACGCCGAAGTCGTCGGCATCGACGCCCCGACCGGCGACTTCTTCGCTCGCCTCGCGCGCAACTGGTGGCGCGACGGCGCGTCGGTCGCCACGCTCCGACGGGTCGCCTCCGGCGTCGCGTCGGTGACGCGCCACGCGCTGACCTGCCGGGTCGCCGCCGCCGTCGCCGACCGAACGTCGCTCCGCGTCGAGGTAGACGACCCCGTGGAACACGACTGCGACCGGTCGGACCCGCCCGCGGTGCAGGCCAGCGACGAGCGAACGCAAGCCCGCCGGTCCCAGTCGCTCCTGCGGGCGTTCGACCCGCCCAAGCCGGTGGTCCTCCGCGACGAGACTCGCGAGGAGTGCATGGCCGACAACCTCGCGTCGCTCGACGGCGAGACGGTCGCAATCGTCGGTCTCGACCACCTCGACGGAATCGCACAAAGAGTGACGGCCTGACGGCCGAGTGGGTCAGTCCTCGATTTGAGCGTTGACGGCGTTCTCGATACCGCTGATGAGCATCGTCAGTTCCTCGTTCGAGGCCGTGATGGTCTCCATGCCGTTGGACACCTCCGCCATGTCGCTCGCCGCCTCGTCTATCATCGTCGCCACTTCCTCGGAACTGACCGCCTGCTGGTCGGTCGCGTCCGCGACTTCCTCGATGCCGTGAGACACCTCTTGGATGGCCTCGCCGACCTCTTGGAGCGTCTCCATGGCGTCTTCGACGCGTTCGGTCCCGAGTTCGACGCGTTCGCTCGTCGTGCCGAGACTGTCGATGGTGTCGTCGGTGTACTGTTGAATCTCGGCAATCATCTCTTCGATGTCGTCGGCGTGGGTCTGGGTCTCCTCGGCGAGTTCCTTGACTTCCTCGGCGACCACGGCGAACCCGGACCCGGCGTCACCGGCGCGCGCCGCTTCGATTGACGCGTTGAGTGCTAGCACGTTGGTTTGGTCGGCGATGTCGTTGATGACCGCGACCACGTCGTCGATTCGTTCGACGTTGTCCCGGAGTTCGGCGAAGTCCGACTCGACGCTCGCACGGGCGTCTTCGACGCGGTGCATCTCCTCGATTGCCTCTCGGGAGTGTTCGATGCCGTCCTCCGCGAGTTGTTCGGCCCGGTCGCTGACGGTGTTGACTTCCTCGGCGTTGGCCGCGATTTCCTCGGTCGCCGCGCTCAGGTCGGCGATTTCCTCGTTGAGGTCGCGCATGTTCCGCGACTGGGAGGCCGACAGCGAGTTTATCTCGTCGGCGTTCTCCGAGATGTCGGCGGTCGCCATGCCCAACTCGTCGACTGCTGGCTTCACGTCCTCGGTGAGGACTTCCCGCAACTCTTCGGCCTCGTCCGGTTCGTCCGAGTCGGCGTCTTCGGCGTCGTAGGCGTCGGCCGCGAGTTGCACGTCGCGGAACGTCGCTCGGGTCAGCGCCTGCATCCGGGTGACGGTCTCTTCGACGGCGCTCCGGACCGCCTCGTCGCCGCCGAACTCGTCGGCCACCTGCGAGACGAGTTGGTCGGCGGCCGACTCGTGAAGCGAGGCGTACATCCCAACGTGGTCGGCTAGCGACACGTCCGCCATCCGACCGAGGTGGCCGCCGCGAACTCTGTCGCGGAGCAACTCGTCGTCGTCGGTGTCGCCGCGACCGAGCATTGCGAGTTGCTCTTTCTGTGCCCGCTTGAGTTCCGCGACCGTGTAAGGGTCGTCGTCTTCCAGTTGGGGGTCGTCCACGGCCGCGTAGAGTTCCTCGACCGCGGCATCGCTCGCGGACTCGAAATCGACCGCTTCGAGACGGTCGGCGTCGTCGTCCGAGACCGAGACCAGCGTCGGTGGGCGCTCGACTTCCGCAGGCACGAACTCTCCTTCGAACTCCGTCGTGTCGCCCGCATCGGGCGAGTTGTCGTTTCGGCTCATTACCACGAAACCTGATAGATACACTCGTTACCGCCCGAGGCCCGACACTGGTCGCTCACTTCTTCGACGCCGACCAGTGCGTCCTCCGGACTGAACTCCTCTACGACTGCAGTGACGATGCCTCGGTCGAAATCGCAGGGATACGGATTCTTACAGAAGACTTTCCCTTCGGAGTCACCCTCTTTCTCGAACGCGTAGTAGCCGATGTCGCCGTTTCGGTGGTTCATCTGGTACGCTTCGTTGATGGATTCGAGACCCCCGGCAACGGAGTCGATTCCCGGCGGCCAGTCGGCGTTCTCGGGAATCTTCTTGCCGACGTTCGTGACGGTTCGAGAACCGACGGAATCGACAATCGACTCGAACGCGTCGAGATACGCCTGCTGGGGATACCACTCGTCGGGTTCCGGCTCGTCGATTCCGTTCTCCGCGAGCGTCTCCTGCATCCGCTTCTCGAAGACGCTAGAGAGGTCCCCGACGCCTGTTAACATCGAACGGACCGTCTGTCCGTTGACTTCGACGCCCTCGTCGAACGCTTCAAATTGACCCATGAAGACAACTCTCCATTGCTGCGACATATATCTTACCTATATTTAAATGTGAGTATCAGACGTGATAGCTGACATAACTCACGACGAATTTTAGTTAAAAATATAACAAATCTGTCCGCGGGAAAGAGGTTGCGACGACTGCGCTTTTACAGGTCGCTTCGGAGTCGTACCTCGTCGTCGGTGATGGCATCGACCCGGTTCTCCTGAAGCGGGTAGGTGTCCTCGCCGCGGTCCCCCCAGTCGAGCGTCGCCTTGATTTTGTCGGTGATGCCGGGGTCCGGGTCTACGTAGGCAGTCCCGTGTTCGACTTCCGAAACCATCCCGACCTTCTCGTCGCCCATCACGACGGGTTTGCCCTCGTCGCTCTCGCTGAATTGTGCCATAGCAACGGTGATACACCGATGGTCGTGATGAGTACTCTGGCCACGAACTGTCAGGAGAGTCGCCGCCGGTCGCCCGACCGGACGGAGATGGCGGGAATTGCGGAGACCCCGCGTACTTAAGCCGAATCCGGTCCAAAGCGTACCCATGCGCGAGGACTTTCTCCTCCTGAACCCCGGACCGGTCCCCGTGACCCGTGACGTACGACAAGCGATGAACGAACCGATGGTCTCCCACCGTTCGGCGGAATTCGAGGCCGTCTACGAGCGAGCGCAGGACGCACTCGACTACGTGTTCACCCAGTCCACGCTCGAGGGCGAAACGACTGCGAGCGACGGCACCAGCCTCGTCTTCAACGGGACCGCGACGATGGCGATGGAGGCCGCAGTCGCCAATCTCGTCGGCGACGGCGGGAAGGTCGTCCCCCTCGTCAACGGCAAGTTCGGTCGGCGATTCAAGCGAATCGCCGACCGCTACGCGTCGGTGGACTCCGTGGAAGCGACGTGGGGCCAGTCGCTGGACCTCGACGCCGTGGCCGAGACCGTGGACGACGACACCGACGTAGTGACGATGGTCCACAACGAGACCAGCACGGGCCTGCTGAACCCCGTCGAGGAAGTCGGCGAAATCGCCGACGAACACGACGCCACCTTCGTCGTGGACGGCGTGACCTCCATCGGCGGCGACGAGTTCCGAATCGACGACTGGAACGTGGACGTGGCGGTCACGGACGCCCAGAAGTGTCTGGCCGCGCCGCCGGGCACCTCGGCGATGTACGCCACCGAGGCCGCACAGGAGGCGTTCGACGGCGACGCCGCGCCGTTCTACGAGGACTTGGACTGGCACCTCCGGAAGGCCGAGTCCCACCAGACGCCGTTCACGAGCGCCGTACCGCTGTTCCGGGCGCTCGCCGTCGCCGTCGAGAACATCGTCGAGGAGGGCATGCCCGAGCGAATCGAGCGCCACCGCGAGCAGTCGCGGGCGTTCCGCGAGGCGTTCACCGCGATGGGACTGGAACTGTTCGCCGAGCGCAACGACGCGACCGAGTACTCCAACACCCTGACCGGCGTGTCGCTCCCGGCCCACACCCGCGAGAACCCGGGCGACTTCTTCGACGCTATCGAGGCGCGCGGCGTCTCCATCTCGGGCGGACAGGCCCACCTCGGCGGCGAAATCTTCCGCGTGAGCAACATGGGCAACCTCTCGTCCGAGCAGATTCTCCGCGGCGTGCGGACCATCGGCGAGGCCTTCGAAGAGACCGGCGAGGACGTAGACACCGAGGCGGGCGTCGAAGCGGCGCGCGACGTGCTTCGGTAGGCGTCCGACGATTCTATCTCGTTCCGAGAAAATCGTAGATACGTCTTAGACACAGAATCTTCGTTGCTTCGGCAATTTTCCGAAGGCTCGACGCCGGGGCGCGCGAGTCCGGACATTTTTCAGCGCGGTCTCCGAACCCCGGGCCATGACCGACCCGGAGGACCTCGCCGCCCGACTGGACCGCATCACCTTCCTGTTGGTCGGCGTCGTCGTGCTTCAGGCGGCCGACCTGCTCGGCCTCGGACCGGCCGGACTCATCCTGTTCCTCGTCGTCGGCCTGTTCGTCACGGCGCTGTACAACGCCGACGTGTGAGGGTCGGTCGTCGCTTTCCGCTGAGACCGGGGCATCGACGCACGAGAGCGCCCGACGGCGTGGATAGACGACTGTGCGACCGTCGAGTCCGCGGACTCGACGGTCGCACTGAACGACGAGAACGACGCGCTCGAACTCCTCGTGGTCGAGCGCGCGAACGTGGTCGAGACGAGCGAGTGACGGCCCACCGACTCGCCGTCCTTACCCGCCGAACGCGCTCGCGCCCTCGGGGTCCATCCGGAGGAGCGTCGGAATCGACACCACCGCGATGGCGATTTCCAGCGCGCCCGCCGTCAGGAACGCCGCGAGAAAGCCGAACTCGTCGGCCACGGTCCCGCCGACGACGATGCCCGCCAGAAACCCGAGGCTCCCGAAGACGTTGAACCCGGCCATCGCCGTCCCTCTGCCCGAGTCGGCCGACAGGTCCGAGACCAGCGCCATCGTCGCGGGGGCCATCACCGCGCCGACGACGCCGACGACCACCATCGCCACCGCCGCCGTCGGCACCGTCGGCGAGAGTCCGACGCCGACGACGGCGAACCCGTAGAGCGCCGACCCCGCGACCACGGGCGCGGTCCGACCGATTTTGTCCGAGAGAACCCCGAACGGGTACTGGAGGAGCGCGAACGGCGCGAAGAACAGGCCGAGCATCACGCCGGTCGCCGCGGCGTCGAGACCGAACCCCTCCCGGAAGTAGACGGTGCCGACCAGCGCGAAGAACCCGGCGGTGAACCGGTCCACGAACCCGAAGGTGTAGGGGAGTCCGAGGACCGGACGCTCGGTCAGCGTGGCGACGGCGCGGCGAACCCGGTCGCCCTCCGAGGAGGGCGCGCGGTCGGGTATCGAGAGGGCCAGCGCCGCGGCGACGACCAGCAGTCCCCCGGCGGCGTAGAGCGGAACGAACGGCCCGAGACCGTAGAGTCGCCCGCCGAGGGGTGCGCCAACGGCGGTTCCGAGACCGATGGCGATGCCCGCCGCGCCCATGTTCTTGCCGTGGCCGCCCTCCAAGTCCATCAGCATCGTCATCGACAGCGAGAACGCGCCGACGGTGGTCGCGCCCTGAAGCGCCCGAACCGCCAGCACGCCCGCGAACGACAGCGAGAGCGCGCCGGGCAGAACCGCGAGCGCGAAGTAGCCCAGAGACCCGCCGAGCGCGCCCGCGACGACGAGCGGTGCCCGTCGGCCGAGTCGGTCGCTGAGCGCGCCCCAGAGACCAGCGAAGGCGACGAACGCCGCGAACTCGGCCGCGAGAAACCACATGCTCGCGTCGAGGGCCGTGGTCGCGCCGACGGCGGCCACGAGGTCCGTGACGCCCGGATAGAGCAACACCTGTGCGAGGAGAACGGCGAACACGACGGCGGCGAGTACCAAACGGTCGCGTCGAACTGAAGTCACGGTGGACAGTCGAACGTGCGGGACTCTCGGTCTTATAATCGGTGAAAGAAGTTTCGTCGCCGAACGAGTGCGGCGCGGAAAACGGAGGGTCGGGCCTTACGGGAAATTCGAGGAACGGTTGTACGAGGAGGGCGTGGCGACGGTGTACGTGGGCGACTTGACCGACGTACTGGAAACGCACTGGTCGGTCAGAGTGAACGAGAAGACGCACAATTTCTGGGCGTTCAAGAAGTTCATCCATCGTCTCGCGTGTGTCTGTGAGGAGTACGGCATCAGTCTCGAAGCCGAGTCGGAAGCATGGACGAGTCAGACGTGTCCCGAGTGTGGCGACCACGAGGAGACGGTTCGCCACGGAGATACGCTGACGTGTCCATGCGGATTCGAGGGACACGCCGACCTCACGGCGTCAGAGACGTTCCTTCGGGAAAACAGCGATACGGAAATCAGGCCGATGGCACGGCCCGTGCGATTCGAGTGGGACGACCACGATTGGTCGGGGAAATCACACCCTCACGAAAGTCCCAAAGAAGTGCGCACAAACCCGCAAGTTGCCTCCGTGGGTCGGTAGCCGAACCCCAACGGAGGAATCCTCGCGCTTTAGCGCGCGGAGGATGTCAAAGTTTGGCGCACGACGTGACTATCGAGTATATCTCCGCGGTGGTCTCGGTGTCGGTCCCCCCGCTGTCGTAGGTCGTCTGAATCTCTCGCTTGATGGAGTCGGCGTCACCGTCGAACTGGTTGTGGATTGACACCGAATCTCACGATTCACAGAAGACAGTAATTAAACTATTCATCAATTCACAAATACGATATACTGGTATTTTGATTGATACAATCGTCACCGACCGCTCCGGAGCGGACCGCTCGTCAGTT
It contains:
- a CDS encoding methyl-accepting chemotaxis protein; the protein is MSRNDNSPDAGDTTEFEGEFVPAEVERPPTLVSVSDDDADRLEAVDFESASDAAVEELYAAVDDPQLEDDDPYTVAELKRAQKEQLAMLGRGDTDDDELLRDRVRGGHLGRMADVSLADHVGMYASLHESAADQLVSQVADEFGGDEAVRSAVEETVTRMQALTRATFRDVQLAADAYDAEDADSDEPDEAEELREVLTEDVKPAVDELGMATADISENADEINSLSASQSRNMRDLNEEIADLSAATEEIAANAEEVNTVSDRAEQLAEDGIEHSREAIEEMHRVEDARASVESDFAELRDNVERIDDVVAVINDIADQTNVLALNASIEAARAGDAGSGFAVVAEEVKELAEETQTHADDIEEMIAEIQQYTDDTIDSLGTTSERVELGTERVEDAMETLQEVGEAIQEVSHGIEEVADATDQQAVSSEEVATMIDEAASDMAEVSNGMETITASNEELTMLISGIENAVNAQIED
- a CDS encoding PRC-barrel domain containing protein codes for the protein MAQFSESDEGKPVVMGDEKVGMVSEVEHGTAYVDPDPGITDKIKATLDWGDRGEDTYPLQENRVDAITDDEVRLRSDL
- a CDS encoding MFS transporter; translation: MVLAAVVFAVLLAQVLLYPGVTDLVAAVGATTALDASMWFLAAEFAAFVAFAGLWGALSDRLGRRAPLVVAGALGGSLGYFALAVLPGALSLSFAGVLAVRALQGATTVGAFSLSMTMLMDLEGGHGKNMGAAGIAIGLGTAVGAPLGGRLYGLGPFVPLYAAGGLLVVAAALALSIPDRAPSSEGDRVRRAVATLTERPVLGLPYTFGFVDRFTAGFFALVGTVYFREGFGLDAAATGVMLGLFFAPFALLQYPFGVLSDKIGRTAPVVAGSALYGFAVVGVGLSPTVPTAAVAMVVVGVVGAVMAPATMALVSDLSADSGRGTAMAGFNVFGSLGFLAGIVVGGTVADEFGFLAAFLTAGALEIAIAVVSIPTLLRMDPEGASAFGG
- a CDS encoding pyridoxal-phosphate-dependent aminotransferase family protein, whose translation is MREDFLLLNPGPVPVTRDVRQAMNEPMVSHRSAEFEAVYERAQDALDYVFTQSTLEGETTASDGTSLVFNGTATMAMEAAVANLVGDGGKVVPLVNGKFGRRFKRIADRYASVDSVEATWGQSLDLDAVAETVDDDTDVVTMVHNETSTGLLNPVEEVGEIADEHDATFVVDGVTSIGGDEFRIDDWNVDVAVTDAQKCLAAPPGTSAMYATEAAQEAFDGDAAPFYEDLDWHLRKAESHQTPFTSAVPLFRALAVAVENIVEEGMPERIERHREQSRAFREAFTAMGLELFAERNDATEYSNTLTGVSLPAHTRENPGDFFDAIEARGVSISGGQAHLGGEIFRVSNMGNLSSEQILRGVRTIGEAFEETGEDVDTEAGVEAARDVLR
- the ligA gene encoding NAD-dependent DNA ligase LigA produces the protein MATVSADENPYVEDPPTDFEPVEELTEDEADEQAGLLREAIRFHDYRYYVENDPVIGDRTYDALFTRLQDLEDAFDVRTADSPTRRVGGEPLDELGTVEHVAPMLSIDSGGEAEDVREFDERIRREVGESVTYVCEPKFDGLSVEVVYEDGEYVQAATRGDGYTGEDVTENVRTIASVPHRLRGDYPDRLVLRGEVHIPESAFQDLNRERVERGEDPFANPRNAAAGTLRQLDPAVTAGRPLDVFFFDVLDSTHDFETHWKQHETLPEWGLKVNDRAERTDDIEDAIAYRNRLMDDRPDLDYEIDGVVIKVDDLDTCAELGTTERHYRWAFAYKFPARSEVTEITDITVQVGRTGRLTPVALLEPVDVGGVTVSRASLHNPEEIAAMNVNVGDEVRVERAGDVIPYVAEVVEKRAEGHYEFPDHCPVCDSAVEFDGPMAYCTGGLACTAQLRRAVEYYASDDGLDIEGLGGERVDQLIDAGLIEESLADLYRIETEDLTSLEGWGETSAENLRRELDASENPPLREFLSAIGIPKVGPATAADLAREFGDLDSIRDATRERLESVEGIGPKVADQIAEFFGSDRNEEVIDDLLDAIGPLETPDEDETGDELAGLTFVFTGSLSGYTRSEAQKRVEDRGANATSSVSGNTDFLVAGDSPGQTKLDAAEENDVPVLDGREAFEKKLREKGVEV